Proteins co-encoded in one Arachis hypogaea cultivar Tifrunner chromosome 11, arahy.Tifrunner.gnm2.J5K5, whole genome shotgun sequence genomic window:
- the LOC140176527 gene encoding uncharacterized protein isoform X2 yields MAVRILSQASASSGCERNWSLFDQIHTARRNRLEHDRLSDIVYVTYNLRLKSRNERKKRKQKSQYDPIDIETIDKVDFWVTEEVVEKEPDLPSNIEDLLDEIDADLDQGGGGGSTSTFYAAPLAFSGPSSGNEGDEINDANLQQIMEDFDG; encoded by the exons ATGGCAGTTCGCATTCTTAGCCAAGCATCTGCTTCTTCAGGGTGTGAAAGGAATTGGAGTCTTTTTGATCAAATTCATACAGCAAGAAGGAATAGATTGGAGCATGATAGGCTAAGTGATATTGtgtatgttacatataatttgcgTCTTAAATCCAG gaatgaaagaaaaaaaagaaagcaaaagtccCAATATGATCCAATCGATATTGAAACTATTGATAAGGTTGATTTTTGGGTGACGGAAGAGGTTGTTGAAAAAGAGCCTGATCTTCCAAGTAATATTGAAGACTTGCTTG ATGAGATTGATGCTGATTTAGatcaaggtggtggtggtggtagtactAGTACATTTTATGCTGCACCACTTGCTTTTTCTGGTCCAAGTAGTGGAAATGAAGGTGATGAAATCAATGACGCAAATCTGCAACAAATTATGGAGGATTTTGATGGTTGA
- the LOC140176527 gene encoding uncharacterized protein isoform X1 has product MEESINQDLPRNNNAENNSASNERSLPPASSENQSQTSSVRGKTDPAWRYVALQNINGKPHYQCLFCLSTFGGGGINRMKKHLAKIGGDIKKCSKVPYDVEKQMEGLLKEIQKSKTSKRKVSFNEEGTDECEDAIDEAIAQEEQQTPSQLPTKEVVGGDPKKKAKIIIPPMFAPRTTPGSQPSLKSVFQNKEALHEVDKRVARWLLDCRIPFNAVMSPFFQDMLDGVAGFGPGYKGPSYDSLRVNLLADLKRECQMVVDSYRSAWKETGCTLMADGWTDQRQRTLINFLVYCSKGLCFVKSVDASSMVKNASSLCDLFSEVIEWIGPDNVVHVVTDNAANYVAAGRLINKKFENIHWSPCAAHCLNLILKDISSMPHISSLATRASKITVFVYNHTVFLSWLR; this is encoded by the coding sequence ATGGAAGAAAGTATCAACCAAGACCTACCTAGGAATAATAATGCTGAAAATAATTCTGCTTCGAATGAACGTTCTCTTCCTCCCGCGAGTAGCGAAAATCAGTCACAAACTTCTAGTGTTAGGGGGAAAACTGATCCTGCTTGGAGATACGTTGCTTTACAGAATATAAATGGAAAGCCGCATTACCAATGCTTATTTTGTTTGAGTACTTTTGGGGGCGGGGGAATTAATAGAATGAAAAAGCATTTGGCGAAGATAGGTGGAGACATAAAGAAGTGTTCTAAGGTCCCGTATGATGTAGAAAAACAAATGGAAGGTTTGTTGAAAGAGATTCAGAAAAGTAAAACTAGTAAAAGGAAAGTAAGTTTCAACGAAGAGGGTACCGATGAGTGTGAGGATGCAATTGATGAAGCAATAGCGCAAGAGGAACAACAAACTCCGAGTCAGTTACCAACTAAGGAGGTTGTTGGAGGCGAtccaaaaaagaaagcaaaaatcatTATTCCTCCTATGTTTGCACCAAGAACAACTCCGGGAAGTCAACCAAGTCTGAAAAGCGTGTTTCAAAACAAAGAGGCGCTTCATGAAGTTGATAAGCGAGTGGCTAGATGGCTTTTGGATTGTAGGATTCCTTTCAATGCGGTTATGTCACCTTTTTTTCAAGATATGTTGGATGGTGTAGCTGGCTTTGGGCCTGGTTATAAAGGTCCTTCTTACGACTCTTTGAGGGTTAATTTATTAGCCGATCTCAAAAGGGAGTGTCAAATGGTTGTTGATAGCTATAGGTCTGCTTGGAAAGAAACTGGATGTACTCTCATGGCTGATGGTTGGACAGATCAAAGGCAAAGAACATTGattaattttttggtttattgTTCGAAAGGGTTGTGCTTTGTGAAATCTGTAGATGCCTCAAGTATGGTTAAAAATGCTTCTAGCTTGTGTGACTTGTTTTCAGAGGTGATTGAATGGATTGGACCTGATAATGTTGTTCATGTAGTGACCGATAATGCTGCGAATTATGTTGCTGCTGGTAGGCTTATtaataagaaatttgaaaatattcaCTGGTCACCTTGTGCTGCTCATTGCTTGAATCTTATTCTAAAAGATATAAGCAGCATGCCACATATTTCTAGCCTTGCAACACGTGCTTCGAAGATTACCGTGTTTGTATATAATCATACGGTGTTCTTGTCCTGGCTAAGATAA